One genomic region from Deltaproteobacteria bacterium encodes:
- a CDS encoding AMP-binding protein, with product MAGKDLSTVLKALPRLVLARETLGIIASVIHQWGAANTVRILVRSARRIGIINNLKHLFAFRLDLIVPHVLIAMWDVFAEREAIVTEGRRLTYRQLKERVFRLANGLQSLGMQPKDHFAELLYNGNEFFEALLAGSLIGCPMPFLNWHMQGTELAEAINRASPRILVFDEEFLPRVSAVRDMLPSVEHFVVVGDTVPEGMIGYEDLIRRSSNDDPRFNFIIALNPYTGGTTGTPKNVNYYDTIGYAFSDLSEAPAVPFDEYLWLLIKELSFVYWFGAARITDPITRNMRCLIPGPLYHAGTVAGWAPFLVLGSTAFPLRTFDPEKFLEVIEQERINWVFVVPTMLERVLQLPAEVRNRYDLRSMHSLICAAAPATPELKRAINEYFRERGCDKNVFMEYYGSSETAITSVLIPEDYEEKPRRYASVGKIRCAETGILDAGCDRWCPPGTEGKVVTRSVMTVGLKYRGTPEKADEAFRTVDGRRWFDDGLRGFMDEEGFLYLTGREKEMIISGGVNIFPNEIETVIKRYGKVADVGVVRYPDGDLGEVPAAVVQLRRGLHAEPGEIIEHCRSEGLHGLKLPRHVDFVDELPRHIDGKLIKRELEDRYWQGIERRG from the coding sequence ATGGCGGGAAAAGACCTGTCCACGGTATTAAAAGCACTTCCCCGGCTCGTTCTGGCGCGGGAAACGCTGGGTATTATCGCAAGCGTCATTCATCAATGGGGCGCCGCCAATACGGTGCGCATTTTGGTGCGGTCGGCACGACGGATCGGTATCATCAATAACCTGAAACATCTTTTCGCATTCCGCCTTGACCTGATCGTTCCCCACGTCCTGATCGCCATGTGGGATGTCTTCGCCGAACGGGAGGCTATCGTAACGGAAGGCCGGCGCCTGACATACCGGCAGTTGAAAGAACGGGTCTTCAGGCTTGCCAACGGCCTGCAATCACTCGGCATGCAGCCGAAAGACCATTTCGCCGAGCTTCTCTACAACGGTAACGAGTTCTTTGAGGCCCTGCTTGCGGGTTCCCTGATCGGATGTCCCATGCCGTTCCTCAACTGGCATATGCAGGGAACGGAACTTGCGGAGGCGATCAACAGGGCCTCACCGCGGATTCTCGTATTCGACGAGGAGTTCCTTCCCCGCGTTTCCGCCGTGAGGGACATGCTCCCTTCGGTGGAACACTTCGTCGTGGTCGGCGACACGGTTCCGGAGGGAATGATCGGTTACGAGGACCTGATCCGCCGTTCTTCGAACGATGATCCCCGGTTCAATTTCATCATCGCCCTGAACCCTTACACGGGCGGGACCACGGGAACGCCGAAAAATGTCAATTACTACGATACGATCGGATATGCTTTCAGCGACCTCTCCGAGGCGCCGGCGGTTCCCTTCGATGAATACCTGTGGCTTCTTATTAAAGAACTGAGTTTTGTATACTGGTTCGGCGCCGCGCGGATAACGGACCCGATCACCCGCAACATGCGGTGCCTGATCCCGGGCCCCCTCTATCATGCGGGGACCGTGGCCGGCTGGGCCCCTTTTCTGGTGCTTGGTTCCACGGCCTTTCCACTGCGCACCTTCGATCCCGAAAAATTTCTGGAAGTTATAGAACAGGAGCGCATCAACTGGGTCTTCGTAGTGCCCACCATGCTGGAGCGGGTTCTCCAGCTTCCCGCGGAGGTGCGGAACCGTTATGACCTTCGGTCCATGCATTCGCTCATATGTGCGGCGGCCCCCGCCACACCGGAACTGAAACGGGCCATCAATGAGTACTTCAGGGAACGGGGCTGCGACAAGAACGTCTTCATGGAATATTATGGGTCTTCCGAGACGGCTATTACCTCCGTCCTTATTCCCGAGGATTACGAGGAGAAGCCCCGACGGTATGCGAGCGTGGGAAAGATCCGGTGCGCTGAGACGGGGATCCTCGATGCCGGCTGCGACCGGTGGTGTCCCCCCGGAACGGAAGGAAAGGTCGTGACGAGGAGTGTCATGACCGTGGGGTTGAAATACCGGGGTACCCCCGAGAAGGCCGATGAGGCTTTCCGGACCGTCGACGGCCGGCGGTGGTTCGATGACGGCCTGCGGGGCTTCATGGATGAGGAAGGATTCCTCTATCTGACGGGCCGGGAAAAAGAGATGATCATCAGCGGCGGTGTCAATATCTTTCCGAATGAAATAGAAACGGTGATCAAGCGTTACGGGAAGGTCGCCGATGTGGGTGTCGTCAGATATCCCGACGGTGACCTCGGTGAGGTGCCCGCCGCCGTGGTCCAGTTGCGCCGGGGACTGCACGCGGAACCTGGAGAGATCATCGAGCACTGTCGCTCGGAAGGGCTTCATGGATTGAAGCTTCCGCGGCATGTCGACTTTGTCGATGAACTGCCCCGGCATATCGATGGAAAACTGATCAAGAGAGAACTGGAGGATCGCTACTGGCAGGGGATCGAACGACGAGGCTGA